The Meriones unguiculatus strain TT.TT164.6M chromosome 1, Bangor_MerUng_6.1, whole genome shotgun sequence genome has a segment encoding these proteins:
- the Borcs7 gene encoding BLOC-1-related complex subunit 7 isoform X1: MATGTPDSQARFGQSVKGLLTEKVNTCGTDVIALTKQVLKGSRSSELLGQAARNMVLQEDAILHSEDSLRKMAIITTHLQYQQEAIQKNVEQSPDLQDQLSRLLK, from the exons ATGGCGACTGGTACGCCGGATTCGCAAGCACGATTTGGTCAGTCGGTGAAGGGGCTTCTCACGGAGAAAGTGAATACTTGCGGGACCGACGTGATCGCGCTCACCAAGCAGGTGCTGAAAGGCTCCCGGAGTTCCGAG CTACTGGGGCAGGCAGCTCGGAACATGGTACTACAGGAAGATGCCATCCTGCACTCAGAAGAT AGTTTAAGGAAAATGGCAATAATAACGACGCATCTTCAGTACCA GCAAGAAGCTATTCAGAAGAA TGTTGAACAGTCACCTGACCTGCAGGACCAGTTGAGTCGGTTACTGAAGTAG
- the Borcs7 gene encoding BLOC-1-related complex subunit 7 isoform X2, with protein MATGTPDSQARFGQSVKGLLTEKVNTCGTDVIALTKQVLKGSRSSELLGQAARNMVLQEDAILHSEDSLRKMAIITTHLQYQQEAIQKNPVLSFGF; from the exons ATGGCGACTGGTACGCCGGATTCGCAAGCACGATTTGGTCAGTCGGTGAAGGGGCTTCTCACGGAGAAAGTGAATACTTGCGGGACCGACGTGATCGCGCTCACCAAGCAGGTGCTGAAAGGCTCCCGGAGTTCCGAG CTACTGGGGCAGGCAGCTCGGAACATGGTACTACAGGAAGATGCCATCCTGCACTCAGAAGAT AGTTTAAGGAAAATGGCAATAATAACGACGCATCTTCAGTACCA GCAAGAAGCTATTCAGAAGAA TCCTGTCCTCTCTTTTGGTTTCTAG